In Rariglobus hedericola, the following proteins share a genomic window:
- a CDS encoding FecR family protein, producing the protein MRVNILFASLVLALASALGLSAQTVRVVFVSGQAELQRPEDSALRAVVKGETVVIGTRIVTGADGRVVLTPMPGVKSIITPNTTLVLESISEKQTSPTEVTHSAVLDLKKGAVVSDLQKSEGVAYDYNIRTVRGIAGARGTNYTVGINAAGIQTVVVTHGNIALSLADGRQVSITPGQISITQTGGSTQSVNSIKELPASDQAIAQNWAETTVAAIAAAVESGELSPEALQLALDAATGLGVTLSPETQALVDRVLSLIEKVTATEKTPTTDIKTIIEANTEIQGETAVTGFASFTAFLGSLNESQQFAIGDIIERGFDNQAALETRLQDGQFAADLVKVVDLYIELGFTNGEQPPTNRLQQLGILGGDNTTAVGADIEGLRNLIKAYQYLTETPIALDENTYHAGNGAPALGDNFFFSGQSGRSGYTLYNVSFDASEAGANMTVGATRNLIIDNTGYIPDTFITESGGSVRLIASDLIDLNNTRFSSGMANIIMEAATINLKNVDLPANSFVYLYSRDGGTANGVDGTGYYPHFGSSKVGRVNFISGVTYGGNSVNSVGNFDAHGENIYIDKLPSGQPGNPQ; encoded by the coding sequence ATGCGAGTAAACATCTTGTTCGCCTCTCTCGTTCTCGCTCTGGCGTCCGCGCTGGGGCTTTCGGCTCAAACCGTGCGTGTTGTTTTTGTCAGCGGCCAGGCCGAGCTTCAGCGCCCTGAAGACTCCGCCCTGCGCGCCGTCGTCAAAGGCGAGACCGTCGTCATCGGCACCCGCATCGTCACCGGTGCCGATGGTCGCGTGGTGCTCACCCCGATGCCCGGCGTGAAATCCATCATCACGCCCAACACCACCCTCGTTCTCGAAAGCATCTCCGAGAAGCAGACCTCGCCCACCGAGGTCACCCACTCCGCCGTCCTCGACCTTAAAAAAGGTGCCGTCGTTTCAGACCTGCAAAAAAGCGAAGGCGTCGCCTACGACTACAACATCCGCACCGTCCGCGGCATCGCCGGCGCGCGCGGCACCAACTACACGGTCGGCATCAACGCCGCCGGTATCCAGACTGTCGTCGTGACCCACGGTAACATCGCCCTCTCCCTCGCGGATGGCCGCCAGGTCTCCATCACCCCCGGCCAGATTTCGATCACCCAGACCGGCGGCTCCACCCAAAGCGTGAACAGCATCAAAGAGCTTCCCGCCTCCGATCAGGCCATCGCTCAAAACTGGGCCGAAACCACCGTCGCCGCCATCGCCGCCGCCGTGGAATCCGGCGAGCTCTCGCCTGAAGCCCTCCAGCTCGCGCTCGACGCAGCCACCGGCCTCGGCGTAACCCTCTCGCCTGAAACCCAGGCGCTCGTTGACCGCGTCCTGTCCCTCATCGAAAAAGTCACGGCCACCGAGAAGACGCCGACCACGGACATCAAAACCATCATCGAGGCCAACACCGAGATTCAAGGTGAGACCGCCGTGACCGGCTTTGCCTCGTTCACCGCATTCCTGGGCTCGTTGAACGAATCCCAACAGTTCGCCATCGGCGACATTATCGAGCGCGGTTTCGATAATCAGGCCGCCCTCGAAACCCGCCTGCAAGACGGCCAATTTGCCGCCGATCTGGTCAAGGTGGTCGATCTCTACATCGAACTCGGCTTCACCAACGGAGAGCAGCCTCCCACCAATCGCCTTCAACAACTCGGCATCCTGGGCGGCGACAACACGACTGCCGTCGGTGCCGACATCGAAGGCCTGCGTAACTTGATCAAAGCGTATCAGTATCTCACTGAAACCCCCATCGCGCTCGACGAAAACACCTATCACGCCGGCAACGGAGCTCCCGCTCTGGGCGACAACTTCTTCTTCTCCGGACAATCCGGCCGTAGTGGTTACACTCTCTATAATGTCAGCTTCGACGCCAGCGAAGCCGGCGCGAACATGACCGTGGGAGCGACCCGAAATCTGATCATCGATAACACCGGCTATATTCCCGACACCTTTATCACCGAAAGCGGCGGCTCGGTCCGACTGATCGCCTCCGACTTGATCGATCTGAACAACACCCGCTTCAGCAGTGGCATGGCCAACATCATCATGGAGGCCGCCACCATCAATCTGAAGAATGTCGACCTGCCCGCCAACTCCTTCGTGTATCTTTACTCACGCGACGGTGGCACGGCCAACGGCGTCGATGGCACCGGCTATTATCCGCACTTCGGCTCCTCCAAAGTCGGCCGGGTCAACTTCATCTCCGGCGTTACCTATGGCGGTAATTCAGTAAATAGCGTCGGTAATTTCGACGCTCACGGTGAGAATATCTATATCGACAAACTGCCCAGTGGTCAGCCCGGCAATCCCCAGTAA
- a CDS encoding CHASE2 domain-containing protein — translation MLAGGLGFAANALPLKSLEWMTEGLRLQLRAKVEGVPPTGEVVLIGVDVRSVHELGRWPFPRSYHGQLMDWLGRGEKTRPSVLGWDILFTEEDLNPGMDSLLVEPTVRKDYPVVMGAQFDEAAAGLMVVTGGRPALVPPRLTAPLAKAEGALKRLPDRVGGQLPIPLLLESTSFAFLNADADSDGVVRRFPLVVRVGDNVYPSLVLDLMMKHLHVGAAQVEIIPGVAVVIHENGGGERRIPVDKAGYFTLNYRYELRSEKFPNGIDEISYVVLHETLLKQVEFGEKGEAPATGGKIAIVGQTAVGLSDIGPSPLNGQSAKVLVHINALENILRGDYLRPVSRWPGLVVILLLGLGAAWVLEVRRSIYVILIPVLAVAFAAVAWLLLVWGNWMVPLAVPLVAFAVQQAAVTMLKIREEQAQRDRIRRMFGSYVSPELVRRMVDARVEPQLGGHEDEISAFFSDIQGFSAFSEVLSPADLVVLLNEYLGAMTDILQDSGGALDKYIGDAIVAMFGGLVPLPDHARRACEATAKMQLRQAELRAKWTAQGDRWPPLVHAMRTRIGINSGSVVVGNMGSSHRFNYTMMGDTVNLAARCESGAKSFGAYAVATGATVTAAKAAGCECVFRLLDRIVVKGRTEPVEIFEIVALSPAHLPEGAVRCLELFEKGRMHYLQQEWDAATQCFEEAIPLEPLQVERDAGVEANPSLLMRARCIGLKAHPPGAAWDGVYRMTSK, via the coding sequence GTGCTGGCGGGAGGGCTTGGTTTCGCGGCGAATGCTTTGCCATTGAAAAGCTTGGAGTGGATGACCGAAGGGCTGCGATTGCAGTTGAGGGCCAAGGTGGAGGGTGTGCCGCCGACAGGTGAAGTTGTTTTGATCGGAGTGGATGTCCGGAGCGTGCACGAGCTCGGGCGCTGGCCGTTTCCGCGTTCTTATCACGGGCAATTGATGGATTGGCTCGGGCGTGGTGAGAAGACGCGACCCTCGGTGCTGGGCTGGGATATTCTATTTACCGAAGAGGATTTGAATCCTGGGATGGACAGCCTCCTGGTCGAGCCAACGGTGCGGAAAGACTATCCGGTGGTCATGGGCGCACAGTTCGATGAGGCGGCGGCGGGATTAATGGTGGTGACCGGAGGGCGGCCCGCACTGGTTCCGCCACGGCTGACGGCACCGCTGGCCAAAGCAGAAGGTGCGTTGAAGAGGCTGCCGGATCGCGTGGGCGGGCAGTTGCCCATTCCGCTCTTACTGGAATCGACATCGTTTGCTTTTCTTAATGCCGATGCCGACTCCGACGGGGTGGTCCGCCGGTTCCCTCTCGTCGTGAGAGTGGGTGATAATGTCTATCCGAGTCTGGTGTTGGATCTGATGATGAAGCACCTTCACGTGGGCGCGGCGCAGGTGGAAATCATCCCGGGCGTGGCGGTGGTCATTCACGAAAACGGTGGTGGAGAACGACGCATCCCTGTGGATAAGGCGGGGTATTTTACGCTTAACTATCGTTACGAACTGCGATCGGAAAAATTCCCCAACGGCATCGATGAGATCTCCTATGTCGTCCTGCACGAAACGCTCTTGAAGCAGGTCGAGTTTGGCGAAAAGGGCGAGGCGCCTGCAACCGGCGGCAAAATCGCGATCGTGGGTCAGACGGCGGTGGGCTTGAGCGATATCGGGCCCAGTCCGCTCAACGGGCAAAGCGCCAAGGTGCTCGTGCATATCAATGCATTGGAAAACATCCTGCGCGGCGATTATCTGCGACCGGTTTCACGCTGGCCGGGATTGGTGGTGATATTGTTGCTGGGCCTGGGCGCGGCTTGGGTTCTGGAGGTGCGACGCTCGATTTATGTGATCCTGATTCCCGTGCTGGCGGTGGCATTCGCCGCTGTTGCGTGGCTGCTGCTGGTGTGGGGCAACTGGATGGTGCCGCTGGCGGTGCCGCTGGTGGCGTTTGCCGTGCAACAGGCGGCGGTGACGATGTTGAAGATCCGTGAGGAGCAGGCGCAACGTGACCGCATCCGCCGTATGTTTGGCTCCTATGTGTCGCCGGAGCTGGTGCGGCGCATGGTGGATGCGCGGGTCGAGCCGCAGCTGGGCGGACACGAGGATGAGATCAGTGCGTTCTTCAGCGACATCCAGGGATTTTCGGCGTTTTCCGAAGTGCTGTCGCCGGCGGACCTCGTTGTATTGCTTAATGAATACCTCGGGGCGATGACCGACATCCTGCAGGACAGCGGCGGGGCGCTCGATAAATACATCGGCGATGCGATCGTGGCGATGTTCGGCGGGCTCGTGCCGCTGCCCGATCATGCGCGGCGCGCCTGCGAAGCCACGGCGAAGATGCAACTGAGGCAGGCCGAGCTGCGTGCCAAATGGACCGCGCAAGGCGATCGCTGGCCGCCACTCGTGCATGCGATGCGCACGCGCATTGGCATCAACTCGGGGAGTGTGGTGGTGGGCAACATGGGTTCGAGCCACCGGTTCAACTACACGATGATGGGAGACACGGTGAATCTCGCGGCGCGTTGCGAAAGCGGTGCGAAGTCCTTCGGCGCTTATGCAGTGGCCACGGGTGCGACGGTGACGGCGGCCAAGGCGGCGGGCTGTGAGTGCGTGTTTCGTTTGCTGGACCGCATCGTGGTCAAAGGCCGCACGGAGCCGGTGGAGATTTTTGAAATCGTGGCGTTGTCGCCCGCGCATTTACCCGAGGGTGCGGTGCGTTGTCTCGAGCTGTTTGAGAAAGGCCGGATGCATTATCTGCAACAGGAATGGGATGCGGCGACGCAGTGTTTTGAGGAGGCGATTCCTCTTGAACCGTTACAAGTGGAACGTGACGCGGGCGTGGAGGCCAATCCTTCGCTGCTCATGCGCGCGCGTTGTATCGGATTGAAGGCGCATCCGCCCGGTGCGGCTTGGGATGGTGTTTACCGGATGACGAGCAAATGA
- a CDS encoding 2-dehydropantoate 2-reductase yields the protein MASQFKTIAVVGAGALGLYYGGRLARAGNDVTFLARSDRALLRAQGLTVKAPDGEFMVLPDAIRVEATPQEIGPVDLVIVTLKATANGELVKLLPPLLHERTVVMNFQNGLGVDEQVAAVVGVERTIGGLCFVCVNRTAPGVAECTMAGHIVAGEFAGASQERTRALKELFVKAGVKMSVSENLLEVRWRKLVWNVPFNGLAVTGGGITTDMILQSAKMEAEVWALMREVQAAAAAYGVVIPEDFVVDQVERTRPMGAYKPSTMIDFVAGKPLEVEPIWGEPLRRAKAKSVSTPRLKALYARLKELSP from the coding sequence ATGGCTTCGCAGTTCAAAACCATCGCCGTTGTCGGGGCGGGCGCACTGGGACTTTATTATGGCGGCCGTCTGGCGCGTGCGGGTAACGATGTGACGTTTCTGGCGCGCAGTGATCGCGCGTTGCTGCGTGCGCAGGGCCTGACGGTGAAGGCGCCCGATGGTGAGTTCATGGTGCTGCCCGACGCGATTCGTGTGGAAGCAACGCCGCAGGAAATCGGTCCGGTTGATCTGGTGATCGTGACGCTGAAGGCGACGGCGAACGGGGAGTTGGTGAAGTTGCTGCCGCCATTGCTGCACGAGCGGACGGTGGTGATGAATTTTCAAAACGGACTGGGCGTGGATGAGCAAGTCGCGGCGGTGGTGGGCGTGGAGCGGACGATCGGCGGCTTGTGTTTTGTTTGCGTGAATCGCACCGCACCCGGCGTGGCCGAGTGCACGATGGCGGGGCACATCGTGGCGGGTGAATTCGCGGGGGCCTCGCAGGAGCGCACCCGGGCATTGAAGGAATTGTTTGTGAAGGCCGGCGTGAAGATGAGCGTTAGCGAGAATCTGCTCGAAGTGCGTTGGCGGAAGCTGGTGTGGAATGTGCCGTTCAACGGACTCGCGGTGACGGGCGGCGGCATCACGACGGATATGATTTTGCAGTCGGCGAAGATGGAGGCCGAGGTGTGGGCATTGATGAGGGAAGTGCAGGCGGCGGCCGCGGCGTATGGCGTGGTGATTCCCGAGGATTTCGTGGTCGATCAGGTGGAGCGGACGCGGCCGATGGGGGCGTATAAGCCGTCCACGATGATTGATTTTGTCGCGGGGAAACCGCTTGAGGTGGAGCCGATCTGGGGCGAGCCGTTGCGGCGGGCGAAGGCGAAGAGCGTGAGCACGCCGCGGTTAAAGGCGTTGTATGCGCGTTTGAAGGAACTGTCGCCGTGA
- a CDS encoding glycoside hydrolase family 140 protein, translating to MLPRLKISDNRRFFTTVSGEPFFWLGDTAWELFHRLDREETLVYLRDRAAKGFNVIQAVALAELDGLRTPNAQGELPLIDLDPTRPNEAYFAHVDGVIEQANALGMYVALLPTWGDKWNQRWGVGPEVFTPENAAVFSEWLGRRYRDAGIVWVVGGDRGPDHEVHVAVVREMALGLRRGDGGAHLITMHPWGGHGSAHWFHGVDWLDFNVRQNGHEANWNRYAQIKADYDLVPARPVFDMEPLYEDHPINAAADTHGYSTAADVRRTFYWSVFYGGCGYTYGHHSIWQFWAAGREPINKPVMFWREALDAAGAAQMIHGRRLMESRPMLTRVPDDDLIVPAVSQSFVPGAGLYRFNATRDAEGRYAMIYAPVGRAFVVRMDKLAGPLVTAWWFDPRTGAATAAGEFSNEGEREFISPAPGEVLDWVLVLDQSSQGYGAPGK from the coding sequence ATGCTTCCCCGATTAAAGATCAGCGACAACCGGCGGTTTTTTACCACGGTCTCCGGCGAGCCTTTTTTCTGGTTGGGCGACACGGCGTGGGAATTGTTTCACCGGTTGGATCGTGAGGAGACGCTGGTGTATTTGAGAGATCGTGCGGCGAAGGGATTTAATGTGATCCAAGCGGTGGCGCTGGCTGAGCTCGATGGGTTGCGCACGCCGAATGCGCAGGGCGAATTACCGCTGATTGATCTCGATCCGACGCGGCCCAACGAGGCGTATTTTGCGCATGTGGATGGGGTGATCGAACAGGCGAATGCGTTGGGGATGTATGTGGCGTTGCTGCCGACATGGGGTGACAAATGGAACCAACGTTGGGGCGTCGGCCCCGAGGTGTTCACGCCGGAGAATGCCGCTGTATTTAGCGAGTGGTTGGGGCGACGTTATCGCGACGCGGGCATTGTGTGGGTGGTGGGCGGAGATCGCGGACCGGATCACGAGGTGCATGTGGCGGTGGTGCGCGAGATGGCGCTTGGGCTGAGGCGCGGCGATGGCGGTGCGCATTTGATTACAATGCATCCGTGGGGCGGACATGGGAGTGCACATTGGTTTCACGGGGTGGACTGGCTGGATTTTAACGTCCGTCAAAATGGGCATGAGGCGAATTGGAATCGTTACGCGCAGATCAAGGCCGACTACGATCTCGTGCCGGCGCGGCCGGTCTTCGACATGGAGCCGCTTTACGAGGACCATCCGATCAACGCGGCGGCGGACACGCATGGGTATTCGACGGCGGCGGATGTGCGGCGGACGTTTTATTGGTCGGTGTTTTATGGCGGCTGTGGTTACACCTACGGGCATCATTCGATTTGGCAGTTTTGGGCGGCGGGGCGGGAACCGATCAACAAGCCGGTGATGTTTTGGCGCGAGGCGCTGGATGCGGCCGGTGCAGCGCAGATGATACACGGACGGAGATTAATGGAGTCGCGACCGATGCTCACGCGTGTCCCGGATGACGACTTGATCGTGCCGGCGGTGAGTCAGTCGTTCGTGCCGGGGGCGGGGTTATATCGCTTCAACGCGACGCGCGATGCCGAGGGGCGTTATGCGATGATTTACGCGCCGGTAGGGCGGGCGTTTGTCGTGCGGATGGACAAGCTCGCGGGGCCGCTGGTGACGGCGTGGTGGTTTGATCCGCGCACGGGTGCGGCCACCGCAGCGGGCGAGTTTTCTAACGAAGGCGAGCGTGAGTTTATTTCGCCCGCGCCCGGCGAGGTGCTCGATTGGGTCCTGGTGCTTGACCAGAGCTCGCAAGGCTACGGCGCGCCGGGGAAGTGA
- a CDS encoding rhamnulokinase, which translates to MKPLHLAAIDLGATSGRVILGTWKNSRLTLKEVHRFPNSFQSLGGHDYWNIAGLWSEILTGLRAAVAALPKGATLASVGVDTWGVDYALVNDTGRLVYPVHAYRDDRTQAGLKRLANTRAALKRIYAATGIPNVFYNASLQLEETVATHPAITDLATRCLFLPDYFNFLLSGKMANELTIASTTQLLDVHSTDWSRAALDHFRVPAQWFSKPVLAGTKLGKVRALPPHPALATTQVIAVPGHDTACAYDAMPASPDGTDLFLSSGTWSLVGFESDTPLTGTDALAARVANERIGDGRYRPLTNVIGLWLLEGTLKDFASRPKSDADWAKLITAAEKLPAPAALLDVTDAALTNPKSMKAAIDAQLKKRRIPAPKNLAGYTRLICDSLGRGHADAKAAFERMSGRTFKRILMVGGGSKNRLLCQATADACGVPVISFALEGTAVGNLANQLVSLRAVRSIAAFRALFGPTLKQTIYKPAKK; encoded by the coding sequence ATGAAACCCCTCCACCTCGCCGCCATCGATCTCGGCGCCACCTCCGGCCGCGTCATCCTCGGCACTTGGAAAAACTCCCGCCTGACCCTCAAGGAAGTGCACCGCTTCCCCAACAGCTTCCAGTCCCTCGGCGGACACGACTACTGGAACATCGCCGGCCTCTGGTCCGAAATCCTCACCGGACTCCGCGCTGCCGTCGCCGCGCTCCCGAAAGGCGCCACCCTCGCCTCCGTCGGCGTTGACACCTGGGGCGTTGACTACGCCCTCGTCAACGACACCGGCCGCCTCGTGTATCCAGTCCACGCATACCGCGACGACCGCACGCAGGCAGGCCTCAAACGCCTAGCCAACACCCGCGCCGCCCTCAAACGCATCTACGCCGCCACCGGCATCCCCAATGTTTTCTACAACGCATCGCTCCAACTCGAGGAAACCGTCGCCACCCACCCCGCGATCACCGACCTCGCCACGCGCTGCCTCTTCCTCCCCGACTACTTCAATTTTCTCCTCTCGGGCAAGATGGCCAACGAGCTGACCATCGCCAGCACCACCCAACTCCTCGACGTCCACTCCACCGACTGGTCCCGCGCCGCCCTCGATCACTTCCGCGTCCCCGCGCAGTGGTTCTCCAAACCCGTCCTCGCCGGCACCAAACTCGGCAAAGTCCGCGCCCTCCCTCCACACCCCGCGCTCGCCACCACGCAAGTCATCGCCGTCCCCGGCCACGACACCGCCTGCGCCTACGACGCCATGCCCGCCTCCCCCGACGGCACCGACCTCTTCCTCAGCTCAGGCACCTGGTCCCTCGTCGGCTTCGAAAGTGACACGCCTCTCACCGGCACCGACGCCCTCGCCGCGCGCGTCGCCAACGAACGCATCGGCGACGGCCGCTACCGCCCCCTCACCAACGTCATCGGCCTCTGGCTCCTCGAAGGCACCCTGAAAGACTTCGCCTCTCGCCCGAAGTCCGACGCCGACTGGGCGAAACTCATCACCGCCGCCGAAAAACTCCCCGCCCCCGCCGCGCTCCTCGACGTCACCGACGCCGCGCTGACCAATCCGAAATCGATGAAGGCCGCCATCGACGCCCAACTCAAAAAGCGCCGCATCCCCGCGCCCAAAAACCTCGCCGGCTACACCCGCCTCATCTGCGACTCCCTCGGCCGCGGACACGCCGACGCCAAGGCCGCCTTCGAACGCATGAGCGGCCGCACCTTCAAGCGCATCCTCATGGTCGGAGGCGGTTCCAAAAACCGTCTCCTATGCCAGGCCACCGCCGACGCTTGCGGCGTCCCCGTCATCTCCTTCGCCCTCGAAGGCACCGCCGTCGGCAACCTCGCCAACCAACTGGTCTCCCTCCGCGCCGTCCGCTCCATCGCCGCTTTCCGCGCCCTCTTCGGCCCGACCCTCAAGCAGACGATCTACAAGCCGGCGAAGAAGTAA
- the mqo gene encoding malate dehydrogenase (quinone) — protein MKTPTHVENPDVILIGSGVMSANLGALLKRLDPALSIQVYEVTEELAQESSHGWNNAGTGHAGICELSYTPTQAADGTVDVSNAIKIFEQFERSRQFWAYAIAEGMVSNPKDFINPVQHLSFVHGAKWVDYLRARHAGMAAHHFFADMVFSTDRGTIGSWAPLLTAERPAAPIAATKMDSGTDVNFGEISRKLLHWLGAQPGCGIASNHRVTDLDKTSAGWNVTIRDLATGQTRRNTAKFVFVGAGGGSLHLLQKSGIPESKGLGGFPIGGQWLVCDNPAIVAQHQAKVYGQPLDAAPTMAVPHLDTRILDGKKTLLFGPFAAWTTKFLHKKGSVLDLPGSVKPHNLATLLKIGASNLDLVKYLVQQGTQSMNDRMDVLHVFYPAAKKEDWKLIDAGIRVQAIKKTDGQAGIVHYGTEVITDQDRTISALLGASPGASVSVHIVLEVIQKCFPQLLASPEGKARMKAMIPTYDVDIKKPENADFYRTQAQRASELLQLA, from the coding sequence ATGAAGACCCCTACCCACGTCGAGAACCCCGACGTCATCCTCATCGGCTCCGGCGTCATGTCCGCCAATCTGGGCGCGCTCCTCAAACGTCTCGACCCCGCGCTCTCGATCCAGGTTTACGAGGTCACCGAGGAGCTCGCGCAGGAAAGCTCCCACGGTTGGAACAACGCCGGCACCGGCCACGCCGGCATTTGCGAACTCAGCTACACGCCCACCCAAGCCGCCGACGGCACCGTGGACGTGTCCAACGCCATCAAGATTTTCGAGCAGTTCGAACGCTCCCGCCAATTCTGGGCCTACGCCATCGCCGAGGGTATGGTCAGCAACCCCAAGGACTTCATCAACCCCGTGCAGCACCTCAGCTTCGTGCACGGCGCCAAGTGGGTCGACTACCTCCGCGCCCGCCACGCAGGCATGGCCGCGCACCATTTTTTCGCCGACATGGTCTTCTCGACCGATCGCGGCACCATCGGCTCCTGGGCCCCGCTGCTCACCGCCGAACGCCCCGCCGCCCCCATCGCCGCCACCAAGATGGACTCCGGCACCGACGTGAACTTCGGCGAGATTTCCCGCAAACTCCTCCACTGGCTCGGCGCCCAGCCCGGCTGCGGCATCGCCTCCAACCACCGCGTCACCGACCTCGATAAAACCTCCGCCGGCTGGAACGTCACCATCCGCGACCTCGCCACCGGCCAGACCCGCCGCAACACCGCGAAATTCGTCTTCGTCGGCGCCGGCGGCGGCAGCCTCCACCTCCTCCAAAAATCCGGCATCCCCGAAAGCAAAGGCCTCGGCGGTTTCCCCATCGGCGGACAGTGGCTCGTCTGCGACAACCCCGCCATCGTCGCCCAACATCAGGCCAAGGTTTACGGTCAGCCCCTCGACGCCGCGCCCACCATGGCCGTGCCGCACCTCGACACCCGCATCCTCGACGGAAAAAAGACGCTCCTCTTCGGCCCCTTCGCCGCCTGGACCACCAAGTTCCTTCACAAAAAAGGCTCCGTCCTCGACCTGCCCGGCTCGGTCAAGCCCCACAACCTCGCCACGCTCCTCAAGATCGGCGCGAGCAACCTCGACCTCGTCAAATACCTCGTCCAACAGGGCACGCAGTCCATGAACGATCGCATGGACGTCCTCCACGTTTTCTACCCCGCCGCGAAGAAGGAAGACTGGAAACTCATCGACGCCGGCATCCGCGTGCAGGCCATCAAAAAAACCGACGGCCAGGCCGGTATCGTCCACTACGGCACCGAGGTCATCACCGACCAGGACCGCACCATTTCCGCGCTCCTCGGCGCCTCGCCCGGCGCTTCCGTGTCGGTGCACATCGTGCTCGAAGTCATTCAGAAATGCTTCCCACAACTCCTCGCCTCGCCGGAAGGCAAAGCCCGCATGAAAGCCATGATCCCCACCTACGACGTGGACATCAAGAAACCCGAAAACGCCGACTTCTACCGCACCCAAGCCCAACGCGCTTCCGAACTCCTGCAGCTGGCCTGA
- a CDS encoding fumarylacetoacetate hydrolase family protein, translating into MRLIRHLTPAGPAYAALQPDGTALEVTGDSLAGTHRITDRTITPGKRLAPIAGSPLIIGIGLNYAKHAAEGGKAPPDRPMWFVKLPGALQHPDSPITLPRNQPTTRADYEAELVIVLGRDCINATKENALSYVLGYTCANDVSARDWQRDFGGGQFCHAKSFDTFCPLGPVLVTPDELPNPNALRIRSLLNGTVMQDSTTADMIFDVPTIIAFLSADKTLPAGTIILTGTPEGVGFARKPPVWLQSGDTIAIEIEGIGTLTNPVI; encoded by the coding sequence ATGCGCCTGATCCGCCACCTCACCCCCGCCGGCCCCGCTTACGCCGCCCTCCAACCCGACGGCACCGCCCTCGAAGTCACCGGCGATTCCCTCGCCGGCACGCACCGCATCACCGACCGCACCATCACGCCCGGCAAACGCCTCGCGCCCATCGCCGGCTCGCCGCTCATCATCGGCATCGGCCTCAACTACGCCAAACACGCCGCCGAGGGCGGCAAGGCCCCGCCCGACCGCCCCATGTGGTTCGTGAAACTCCCCGGCGCACTCCAACACCCCGACTCGCCGATCACCCTCCCGCGCAACCAACCCACGACCCGCGCCGACTACGAAGCCGAGCTCGTCATCGTCCTCGGACGCGACTGCATCAACGCCACGAAGGAAAACGCCTTGTCCTACGTTCTTGGATACACCTGCGCCAACGACGTCTCCGCCCGCGACTGGCAACGTGACTTTGGTGGCGGACAATTTTGCCACGCCAAAAGCTTTGATACCTTCTGCCCCCTCGGCCCTGTGCTCGTCACCCCCGACGAACTGCCGAATCCCAACGCCCTCCGCATCCGCTCGCTCCTCAACGGCACCGTCATGCAAGACTCCACGACCGCCGACATGATCTTCGACGTCCCCACGATCATCGCCTTCCTCAGCGCCGACAAAACCCTCCCCGCCGGCACGATCATCCTCACCGGCACCCCCGAAGGCGTCGGCTTCGCCCGCAAGCCCCCAGTCTGGCTCCAGTCCGGCGACACCATCGCCATCGAAATCGAAGGCATCGGCACGCTCACCAACCCCGTCATCTGA